The DNA sequence CAACTTTGACAAGACTTTCCTTTCCTTTTTCTCTTTCGCCCGGATACGGCGGAATTGGACAACAAGGTGCTATTTTGACTTTTTGAGCTTTTTTTGTGGTTTTCTTTGCCATATGAACCCCCCGATTTTTTATTTAAATTATTAAGGAGTGACAACAATCTTTATATGTTTTTCAGGATTTTCTATAAGCTCTTTAAAACCCTTTTCTATTATTTCATCAAGCGTTATTCTTGAATTAATCAATGAATCAACCTTGACCCTGCCGTCAGCAAGAAAGTTTATTGCAGCAGGAAATTCATCAGGATAGGCAGAACTTCCAATCAATTCCTTTTCATGCGCCTGCATCCTAATAAAAGGGAACTCAACAGGTTGTGTAAAAATTCCTGCAATGACAATGCGAGCTCCTTTGCCTGACATTTTAAGAGCTGTCTCTAATGAGGCGGGTTTCCCTACACATTCAAAAACTATGTCCGCCCGCAGGCCGTCTGTCAGAGGATGAATCATCTTTCCCGGGTCACCTTGAGTTGGATCGAAAACCTCGGTTGCTCCAAGTTTTTTGGCAAGCTCGCGCCTCGAAGGCATCGGCTCAACTACATAAACTTTGCCGGCGCCGCTTGCGAAAGCAGACTGCATAACAAGTAGCCCTATAGGACCTGCGCCAACTACAGCAACAGTTTCACCCGGTTTTATTCTGCTTCTCTTTACAGCATGCACAGCAACTGCAACAGGTTCAACAAAAGAGCCCTGTTCATAAGATACAGATTCAGGAATCTTGAAACAGGTATATTCAGGCACCGAAACATATTCTGCAAAGGCTCCATCATGAGCAAATCCAATGCTTCCAAGTTTTGCACAAAGGTTATACGCTCCTTTTCTGCACCAATAACATTCATTACAAACTAGACA is a window from the Candidatus Schekmanbacteria bacterium genome containing:
- a CDS encoding 2,3-butanediol dehydrogenase; protein product: MKALVWHGKEDVRISDVPEPSAGKGEVKIRVQVCGICGSDLHEYRSGPVIIPRKPHPLTGKEPPVIIGHEFSGDVVEVGEGVSRIAVGDRVAVNACLVCNECYWCRKGAYNLCAKLGSIGFAHDGAFAEYVSVPEYTCFKIPESVSYEQGSFVEPVAVAVHAVKRSRIKPGETVAVVGAGPIGLLVMQSAFASGAGKVYVVEPMPSRRELAKKLGATEVFDPTQGDPGKMIHPLTDGLRADIVFECVGKPASLETALKMSGKGARIVIAGIFTQPVEFPFIRMQAHEKELIGSSAYPDEFPAAINFLADGRVKVDSLINSRITLDEIIEKGFKELIENPEKHIKIVVTP